One Mycolicibacterium sarraceniae genomic window carries:
- a CDS encoding ATP-binding protein: MAEQFHLSRLQVINWGVFDGYHDIPFSDGGALIAGASGSGKSSLLDAISLGFLPFNRRNFNASGDNTAAGSSAGRRTVDKYVRGAWGQRSDGGTSKVMYLRGEGTAWSAIAVSYSSNTGRTVTGLVLKWLTGESRSDSSSRFVLADGDRDIEDVCNRWAAGRFDSGVFKDDEWRFSTKVESQYLAQLYATIGIRASDAAQQLLGKAKSLKSVGGLEQFVREFMLDEPSSLTRLPDALKQIDPLVEARELLAVAQRKRKILGDIEKIQQRYASESSDLGIIDLVDLSMVRAYTDHVRLAQCAPQITALDSTIDQLGNEYEDVTRQLNLAKAEGDSLNAQISGSSANLGPLQSQVAGAEAQAEQVSRRRAAYEAMLNAQDIDIPNSADDFWNLREELTTSVTELLAKLDRGREASTDAEYAQKAARIARDDAAKELKRVEHVGSALPEFAITMREHICAAVGVDPSELPYIAELMDLRPDQSRWRVAVEKVLRGVGLRLLVPDEQYSAVLRFVNETDMGGRLQLHHVRTSLVGAAVTEAEPNTLAGKLFVVDPTHPCAAEAADVIAAAGDHICVDTPDVFSRFRRAVTDTGLYKDSDRLAIKDDRRPLRQSDYIYQGEVAAKIDALTVDLANAEDAYQQARRAADEIAAQRQQWRDRSAACKAICEQFPQWNQVDVDTADGHADRLREQYELLLADNPDIEALNARADEVWDEIQTLMTRRGAIQTRRDDLDARRTQLLDLQDRLAPTFVSEPLTELLNRYAADVPVPLEVLNPEPHREAVFNTIRKEREQLRESRRRSYDELARILNTFDTTFPDAIPNDSDVFDERVHDYVALCRHIDERELPEAYDRMMRLVTEQAPDAILTLHRVAEQETRRISEQIDRVNTGLGAVEFNNGTRLTLRATPRSLTAVAELTEIVRAISRRIAEVGLGDKQAILDQYADILRLRNRLASTAPEDKAWTRDALDVRNRFTFDCAEWDIRTEELIRTHSNAGDNSGGEQEKLMAFCLAGALSFNLANPESADNKPVFAQLMLDEAFSKSDPQFAQQALQAFRKFGFQLVIVATVQNATTIQPYIDSVIMVSKTEATSRNARPVATVAAKTISDFTNLRAEMRSTAARERVPATV, translated from the coding sequence ATGGCTGAACAGTTCCACTTGTCGCGACTACAAGTCATCAACTGGGGTGTGTTCGATGGATACCACGACATCCCGTTCAGCGATGGTGGCGCGCTCATCGCCGGTGCCTCAGGCAGCGGCAAATCGTCACTGCTCGACGCGATTTCGCTCGGATTCCTGCCGTTCAACCGGCGCAACTTCAACGCCTCCGGTGATAACACCGCCGCCGGCTCCAGCGCGGGCCGGCGCACCGTCGACAAATACGTGCGAGGGGCATGGGGTCAGCGCAGCGACGGTGGTACCAGCAAGGTCATGTACCTGCGCGGCGAAGGCACCGCATGGTCGGCCATCGCGGTCAGCTACTCCAGCAACACCGGACGCACCGTCACCGGCCTGGTGCTGAAATGGCTGACCGGTGAATCCCGCTCGGATTCCTCGAGCCGGTTCGTGCTGGCCGATGGCGACCGCGATATCGAGGATGTCTGCAACCGCTGGGCCGCAGGCCGTTTCGACTCCGGGGTGTTCAAGGACGACGAATGGCGCTTTTCCACCAAAGTCGAATCGCAGTACCTCGCCCAGCTGTACGCCACCATCGGCATCCGCGCATCCGATGCGGCCCAGCAGCTGCTCGGCAAGGCCAAGTCACTGAAAAGCGTTGGCGGATTGGAGCAGTTCGTCCGTGAGTTCATGCTCGACGAGCCGAGCAGCTTGACCCGCCTGCCCGATGCGCTCAAGCAGATCGACCCGCTGGTGGAGGCCCGCGAGCTGCTGGCCGTCGCGCAGCGCAAGCGCAAGATCCTCGGCGATATCGAGAAGATCCAGCAGCGCTACGCGTCGGAGTCTTCCGACCTGGGCATCATCGACCTCGTCGATCTGTCGATGGTGCGGGCCTACACCGACCATGTGCGACTCGCGCAATGCGCACCGCAGATCACCGCACTGGACTCGACGATCGACCAGCTCGGCAACGAGTATGAGGACGTCACCCGTCAGCTCAATCTCGCTAAGGCCGAAGGAGATTCGCTCAATGCGCAGATCAGCGGATCCAGCGCGAACCTGGGGCCGTTGCAGTCGCAGGTGGCCGGCGCCGAGGCACAGGCCGAGCAGGTGTCACGCCGGCGGGCCGCCTACGAAGCGATGCTGAACGCGCAGGACATCGACATCCCCAACAGCGCTGACGACTTCTGGAACCTGCGTGAGGAACTCACCACCAGTGTCACCGAACTGCTGGCCAAGCTCGACCGGGGCCGCGAAGCCTCCACCGATGCCGAATACGCGCAAAAGGCGGCGCGCATCGCCCGCGACGACGCCGCCAAGGAACTCAAACGCGTCGAGCATGTCGGCTCGGCGCTGCCCGAGTTCGCGATCACCATGCGCGAACACATCTGTGCCGCAGTCGGTGTCGACCCCAGCGAACTGCCCTATATCGCCGAGTTGATGGACCTGCGCCCGGACCAGAGCCGCTGGCGGGTGGCGGTGGAGAAGGTGCTGCGCGGCGTCGGCCTGCGACTGCTGGTACCCGACGAGCAGTATTCCGCAGTGCTGCGGTTCGTCAACGAGACCGATATGGGTGGCCGGCTGCAGCTGCATCACGTCCGTACCAGCCTCGTCGGCGCCGCGGTGACAGAGGCCGAGCCGAATACGTTGGCCGGCAAGCTGTTTGTCGTCGACCCGACCCATCCGTGTGCCGCCGAGGCCGCTGACGTCATCGCCGCGGCGGGCGACCACATCTGTGTGGATACCCCGGATGTGTTCTCCCGCTTCCGGCGCGCGGTCACCGATACCGGCCTGTACAAGGATTCCGACCGGCTGGCCATCAAGGATGACCGGCGTCCGCTGCGACAATCCGATTACATCTACCAAGGTGAGGTGGCCGCGAAGATCGACGCGCTGACCGTCGATCTCGCCAATGCCGAAGACGCCTACCAACAAGCGCGCCGGGCCGCCGATGAGATTGCCGCACAACGCCAGCAGTGGCGGGACCGGTCTGCGGCGTGCAAGGCGATCTGCGAGCAATTCCCGCAGTGGAATCAGGTAGACGTCGATACTGCCGACGGGCACGCCGACCGATTGCGCGAGCAATACGAGCTCCTGCTGGCCGACAATCCCGATATCGAGGCGCTCAACGCGCGCGCCGACGAGGTGTGGGACGAGATCCAGACGCTGATGACGCGGCGCGGTGCCATCCAGACCCGCCGTGACGATCTGGACGCCCGACGCACCCAGCTGCTCGACCTCCAGGATCGGCTGGCGCCCACGTTCGTCTCGGAGCCGCTGACCGAGCTGCTGAACCGTTATGCCGCCGATGTGCCGGTGCCGTTGGAAGTGCTCAATCCCGAGCCGCACCGCGAAGCGGTGTTCAACACTATCCGCAAGGAACGCGAGCAGCTGAGGGAAAGCCGCAGGCGTTCCTACGATGAGCTGGCCCGCATCCTCAACACGTTCGACACCACCTTCCCCGATGCGATCCCCAACGACAGCGATGTCTTCGACGAGCGGGTGCATGACTACGTGGCGCTGTGCCGGCATATCGACGAACGCGAGCTGCCCGAGGCCTACGACCGGATGATGCGGCTGGTCACCGAGCAGGCACCCGACGCCATCCTCACCCTGCACCGAGTCGCCGAGCAGGAAACCCGGCGGATCAGCGAGCAGATCGACCGGGTCAACACCGGCCTGGGCGCCGTCGAGTTCAACAACGGCACCCGGTTGACGCTGCGCGCCACTCCTCGCAGCCTGACCGCCGTCGCCGAGCTCACCGAGATCGTCCGGGCCATCTCTCGGCGCATCGCTGAGGTCGGCCTGGGCGATAAGCAGGCGATCCTGGATCAATACGCCGACATTCTGCGGTTGCGCAACCGGCTGGCATCGACCGCACCGGAGGACAAGGCGTGGACCCGTGACGCGCTGGATGTCCGCAACCGCTTCACCTTCGACTGCGCCGAATGGGACATCCGCACCGAGGAACTGATCCGCACGCACAGCAACGCCGGTGACAACTCCGGTGGCGAGCAGGAGAAGCTGATGGCGTTCTGCCTAGCCGGCGCGTTGAGCTTCAACCTGGCCAACCCTGAGAGTGCGGACAACAAGCCGGTTTTCGCCCAGTTGATGCTCGACGAGGCGTTCTCCAAGTCCGATCCGCAGTTCGCCCAGCAGGCGCTGCAGGCGTTCCGGAAGTTCGGTTTCCAGCTCGTCATCGTCGCCACTGTGCAGAACGCGACGACGATTCAGCCCTATATCGACAGCGTGATCATGGTGTCGAAGACGGAAGCCACCAGCCGCAATGCCCGCCCGGTGGCCACCGTGGCGGCCAAGACGATCTCGGACTTCACCAACCTGCGCGCCGAGATGCGCAGCACGGCGGCGCGGGAGCGGGTGCCGGCGACCGTCTGA
- a CDS encoding DUF4194 domain-containing protein — translation MSTDADIDFSSLPQVDQTARTPHQRRPRFDGDISELPDRACWALQQLLTRRYISAEADQDLYSWVLEYRAQLSVRLCELDLILRITDGSDIAFIEQARYESARGAKLLRREPLGTYDSILALHLAQMTRATGGQAVLISREEVHGLFAGVLNDVDRDTVTFTARIDAAITRLAGLEILRKTRDDEDSYTVSPVINAVMTASVIAELQQQFELLLSGGAAPERDDQEAAQDG, via the coding sequence ATGAGCACCGACGCCGATATCGATTTCTCCTCACTCCCCCAGGTCGACCAGACCGCCCGCACCCCGCACCAGCGGCGGCCACGATTCGACGGCGATATCAGCGAGCTGCCCGACCGGGCCTGCTGGGCTCTGCAGCAGCTGCTGACCCGCCGCTACATCAGCGCCGAGGCCGACCAGGACCTCTACAGCTGGGTGCTCGAATACCGTGCGCAATTGTCCGTGCGGCTCTGCGAGCTCGACCTGATACTGCGGATCACCGATGGCAGTGACATCGCCTTCATTGAGCAGGCTCGCTACGAATCAGCAAGGGGAGCAAAGCTTTTGCGTCGGGAGCCGCTGGGCACCTACGACTCCATCCTGGCGCTGCACCTGGCGCAAATGACGCGCGCAACGGGCGGCCAGGCCGTGTTGATCAGCCGCGAGGAGGTGCACGGGCTGTTCGCCGGGGTACTCAACGATGTCGACCGCGACACCGTCACCTTCACCGCCCGTATCGACGCGGCCATCACCCGCCTGGCCGGCCTGGAGATCCTGCGCAAGACCCGCGACGACGAAGACAGCTACACCGTCAGCCCGGTGATCAACGCCGTGATGACCGCTTCGGTGATTGCCGAGTTGCAGCAGCAGTTCGAACTGCTGCTGTCCGGCGGAGCCGCACCGGAGCGTGACGATCAGGAGGCCGCCCAGGATGGCTGA
- a CDS encoding DUF3375 domain-containing protein produces MDDGTTLSAADLLEINRGIQGSPTVRLLATINLGGYATLMERHLNDGVIPETELVVRIERDLDDLGRPGGEQSGLGLIKNWASQGWLHRVADQRSGIERNLCYLTQDARRALDFLRGLRRQDTIATGGSINGIAARLKQIALRVGNDPVRIRAGIQAEITALQAELDALERGEDLGDRTAEVDMTDMYDEAHAIALQMERLITDIGQYGTMIERATAALDEPIEGNLAYRDRQRQMYADYQAAWDSQGRDSHRAFLRMINDPDQRSEFEADVAAVAHALPALDPALRKVMAGFFELVGQQIDEVERIQQRCAQRVKRFTAFGTLEQSRGVARQLGDAIGSARALLKSSLTDSRLDIELPLARHAISSVGALSFRIGDLSNPRPAQTAEGELDLSSFAALTTQVDAPAMSEMINTAIDAGGRLSLPEAVDMLDAAYLGHVIVLWSWALKQPDVAPDAKPVTVRFQSLDGRDREMEVPHLVFTEPISSLLGASA; encoded by the coding sequence GTGGACGACGGCACCACCTTGTCCGCCGCTGACCTGCTCGAAATCAATCGCGGTATCCAGGGCTCCCCCACGGTCCGGCTGCTGGCCACGATCAACCTGGGCGGCTACGCCACCCTGATGGAACGCCACCTCAACGACGGCGTGATCCCCGAAACCGAACTGGTCGTGCGCATCGAACGTGACCTCGATGATCTCGGACGCCCCGGCGGCGAACAGTCCGGGCTCGGCCTGATCAAGAACTGGGCCAGCCAGGGCTGGCTGCACCGGGTGGCCGACCAGCGCAGCGGCATCGAACGCAACCTCTGCTATCTGACCCAGGACGCCCGTCGCGCTTTGGACTTCCTGCGCGGGCTGCGACGCCAGGACACCATCGCCACTGGCGGATCGATCAACGGCATCGCGGCCCGCCTCAAGCAGATCGCCCTACGGGTGGGCAATGACCCGGTCCGGATCCGCGCCGGCATCCAGGCCGAGATCACCGCACTCCAAGCCGAACTCGACGCCCTGGAACGCGGTGAGGACCTCGGCGACCGCACTGCCGAGGTCGATATGACCGATATGTACGACGAGGCCCACGCCATCGCCCTGCAGATGGAACGGCTGATCACCGACATCGGTCAGTACGGCACCATGATCGAGCGGGCCACCGCCGCCCTGGACGAGCCGATCGAGGGCAACCTCGCCTACCGCGACCGGCAGCGTCAGATGTACGCCGACTACCAGGCCGCGTGGGACTCCCAGGGCCGCGACAGCCACCGCGCCTTCCTGCGAATGATCAACGATCCCGACCAGCGGTCCGAGTTCGAGGCAGACGTCGCCGCCGTCGCCCATGCGCTGCCCGCCCTCGACCCGGCGCTGCGCAAGGTGATGGCGGGCTTCTTCGAGCTCGTCGGCCAGCAGATCGATGAGGTCGAGCGCATCCAACAGCGCTGCGCCCAGCGGGTCAAACGATTCACCGCGTTCGGGACCCTGGAGCAGAGTCGCGGGGTGGCCCGTCAGCTGGGCGACGCGATCGGCTCGGCCCGGGCGCTGCTCAAGAGCTCGCTGACCGACTCGCGCCTCGATATCGAACTCCCCCTGGCCCGGCACGCCATCAGTTCGGTTGGCGCCTTGAGCTTCCGGATCGGCGACCTGTCCAACCCCAGACCGGCGCAAACAGCTGAGGGCGAGCTCGACCTGTCCAGCTTCGCAGCACTGACCACCCAGGTCGACGCGCCCGCGATGTCGGAGATGATCAACACCGCGATCGACGCGGGCGGGCGGCTGTCGCTGCCCGAGGCAGTGGACATGCTCGATGCGGCCTACCTGGGCCACGTCATCGTGTTGTGGTCCTGGGCGCTCAAACAGCCCGACGTTGCACCAGACGCCAAGCCGGTCACCGTCCGGTTCCAGTCGCTGGACGGACGTGACCGCGAGATGGAGGTTCCACACCTGGTGTTCACCGAACCGATCTCCAGTCTGCTGGGAGCCAGCGCATGA
- a CDS encoding MMPL/RND family transporter, protein MSTPTQERVVAAEPPQRAALAKWIRRLAVPIILAWIGLIVVLNTVVPQLEEVGKLRAVSMSPKDAPSVIAMMRSGKVFQESDSDSSAMIVLEGDKPLGDDARRFYSDMITKLRADTTHVQHIQDFWGDPLTEAGALSADEKAVYVQVNLAGNMGEALGNDSVEAVQKIVRGLSPPPGVKVFVTGGPALQADQQLAGDKSIRIIELTTIGVIIIMLLFFYRSVMTVVLVLVMLILGLSVTRGAVAFLGYHDLIGLSPFATQLLVTLAIAATTDYAIFLIGRYQEARALGEDKESAYYTMYHGTAHVVLASGMTIAGATFCLSFTRLPYFKSLGVPLAVGMVVAVVSALTLGAAIVTVASRFGMLEPKRAMRIRFWRKLGALVVRWPAGILFATIMIALIGLITLPGYKPNYNDRQYLPADLPANEGFAAAERHFPIARMNPEMLLVETDQDVRNSADFLVIERISKAISKVPGIGRVQSITRPAGKPLKYSTIPAQISMGGTGQTLNRSYLQDRMADMLKQGEQMQDTINTMTQMINLMENMSGLMHDMVGKMDEMYVDIADLRNHISDFDDFFRPIRSYLYWEPHCYDIPLCWSTRSVFDTLDGVGTMVDDIQELLPDMHQLDALMPQMVPLMKSSIESMKRMRIMMLTQQATQAGQQDQQAALSQNQAAMGTAFNDSLNDDTFYLPPEIFDNDEFKRGIKNFISPDGHAIRFIISHENDPLSAEGINRIDAIKNAVFEAIKGTPLEGSKVYLGGTASSFKDMQEGNEYDLLIAGVAALSLIFIIMLIITRAVIAAAVIVGTVVLSLGASFGLSVLLWQHILGMELQFMVMAMAVIILLAVGADYNLLLVARMKEEIPAGINTGIIRAMGGSGSVVTAAGLVFAFTMISMSVSAMVVVAQVGTTIGLGLLFDTLVVRAFMTPAIAAMMGPWFWWPQTVRPKPLSKRPHGALLR, encoded by the coding sequence GTGAGCACCCCGACCCAAGAGCGCGTGGTCGCCGCCGAACCGCCACAACGTGCGGCTTTGGCCAAGTGGATCCGCCGATTGGCCGTGCCGATCATCCTGGCCTGGATCGGCCTGATCGTCGTGCTGAATACCGTCGTGCCGCAGCTGGAAGAGGTCGGCAAGCTGCGGGCGGTGTCGATGTCCCCCAAGGACGCGCCATCGGTCATCGCGATGATGCGTTCGGGCAAGGTTTTCCAGGAGTCCGACTCCGACAGTTCGGCGATGATCGTCCTCGAGGGAGACAAGCCGCTCGGGGACGACGCGCGCCGCTTCTACAGCGACATGATCACCAAGCTGCGGGCCGACACCACCCATGTGCAGCACATCCAAGACTTCTGGGGTGATCCGCTCACCGAAGCCGGTGCGCTCAGCGCCGACGAAAAAGCCGTGTATGTGCAGGTGAACCTCGCCGGAAATATGGGCGAGGCACTCGGCAACGACTCGGTCGAGGCCGTCCAGAAAATCGTCAGGGGCCTGTCCCCGCCGCCGGGTGTCAAGGTGTTCGTGACCGGTGGCCCGGCTCTCCAGGCCGACCAGCAGCTGGCCGGCGACAAGAGCATCCGGATCATCGAGCTCACGACCATCGGCGTCATCATCATCATGCTGTTGTTCTTCTACCGGTCGGTGATGACGGTGGTGCTGGTTCTGGTGATGCTGATCCTGGGACTATCGGTCACCCGCGGCGCGGTGGCGTTCCTGGGCTATCACGACCTCATAGGCCTCTCGCCGTTTGCGACCCAGCTACTCGTGACTTTGGCAATAGCCGCGACAACGGACTATGCGATCTTCCTGATAGGCCGATATCAGGAGGCCCGGGCGCTCGGGGAAGACAAAGAGTCGGCGTACTACACGATGTATCACGGCACCGCGCACGTGGTGCTGGCCTCGGGTATGACGATCGCGGGTGCGACCTTCTGCCTGTCCTTCACCCGGTTGCCGTACTTCAAGTCGTTGGGCGTACCGCTCGCAGTCGGCATGGTGGTCGCCGTGGTGTCAGCGCTCACGCTGGGCGCCGCGATCGTCACGGTGGCCAGCCGGTTCGGAATGCTCGAGCCCAAGCGCGCTATGCGGATCCGGTTCTGGCGCAAGCTTGGCGCGCTCGTGGTGCGCTGGCCCGCTGGCATCTTGTTCGCGACGATCATGATTGCGTTGATCGGTCTGATCACGCTGCCGGGCTACAAGCCGAACTACAACGACCGCCAATACCTGCCGGCCGACCTGCCCGCCAACGAGGGCTTCGCCGCCGCCGAGCGGCACTTCCCGATTGCCCGGATGAACCCCGAGATGCTGTTGGTGGAGACCGACCAGGATGTGCGCAACTCAGCGGACTTCCTGGTGATCGAGCGGATCAGTAAGGCCATTTCGAAGGTTCCCGGTATCGGTCGGGTGCAGTCGATCACCCGCCCCGCTGGAAAGCCGTTGAAGTACAGCACGATTCCGGCTCAGATCAGCATGGGCGGAACCGGGCAGACTTTGAACCGCTCCTACCTGCAGGACCGCATGGCTGACATGCTGAAGCAGGGCGAGCAGATGCAAGACACCATCAACACGATGACGCAGATGATCAACTTGATGGAAAACATGAGCGGCCTCATGCACGACATGGTCGGCAAGATGGACGAGATGTATGTCGATATCGCGGATCTGCGCAACCACATCTCCGACTTCGACGACTTCTTCCGCCCCATCCGCAGTTACCTCTATTGGGAACCGCACTGCTACGACATTCCGCTGTGCTGGTCGACGCGGTCGGTGTTCGACACGCTGGACGGCGTCGGCACCATGGTCGACGACATCCAGGAACTGCTTCCAGATATGCACCAGCTGGATGCCTTGATGCCGCAAATGGTTCCGCTAATGAAATCGTCGATCGAATCGATGAAGCGGATGCGGATCATGATGCTGACCCAGCAGGCCACCCAGGCCGGCCAGCAGGATCAGCAGGCCGCCCTCAGCCAGAACCAAGCGGCGATGGGCACCGCGTTCAACGACTCACTCAACGACGACACGTTCTACCTGCCGCCGGAGATCTTCGACAACGACGAGTTCAAGCGCGGCATAAAGAATTTCATCTCCCCTGACGGCCACGCGATCCGTTTCATCATCTCCCACGAGAACGACCCGCTGTCGGCCGAAGGCATCAACCGCATCGACGCGATCAAGAATGCAGTCTTCGAAGCCATCAAGGGCACCCCGCTGGAGGGCTCGAAGGTCTACTTGGGCGGCACCGCCTCATCCTTCAAGGACATGCAGGAAGGCAATGAGTACGACCTGCTGATCGCCGGCGTGGCGGCGTTGTCGCTGATCTTCATCATCATGCTGATCATCACCCGGGCGGTCATCGCCGCCGCGGTGATCGTCGGCACCGTCGTGCTCTCACTCGGGGCGTCGTTCGGGCTGTCGGTGCTGCTCTGGCAGCACATCTTGGGGATGGAACTGCAGTTCATGGTGATGGCGATGGCGGTCATCATCTTGTTGGCGGTGGGTGCCGACTACAACCTGTTGCTGGTCGCCCGGATGAAAGAAGAGATACCGGCGGGCATCAACACCGGCATCATCCGCGCGATGGGCGGTAGCGGGTCAGTGGTGACGGCGGCGGGTTTGGTCTTCGCATTCACGATGATCTCGATGTCAGTCAGCGCCATGGTGGTGGTCGCCCAAGTCGGGACGACGATCGGGCTCGGTCTGCTGTTCGACACCTTGGTGGTGCGCGCGTTCATGACGCCGGCGATCGCCGCGATGATGGGTCCGTGGTTCTGGTGGCCGCAAACCGTGCGGCCCAAGCCGCTGTCGAAGCGGCCGCACGGCGCACTGCTGCGCTAG
- a CDS encoding DUF2237 family protein, whose amino-acid sequence MADRNVLGGPLEACGTEPMTGFYRDGCCSTGPEDAGRHTICAVVTAEFLEHQRSIGNDLTTPMPQYRFPGLSPGDRWCVTALNWLRAHTDGHAAPVVLACTHERTLDVVPLETLREHAVDVPDDIGSL is encoded by the coding sequence ATGGCTGATCGCAATGTGCTGGGCGGCCCCCTGGAAGCGTGCGGAACCGAGCCGATGACGGGTTTCTATCGCGACGGCTGTTGTTCGACCGGACCCGAGGACGCCGGCCGGCACACGATCTGCGCGGTGGTGACCGCCGAGTTCCTCGAGCATCAGCGGTCGATCGGCAACGATCTGACGACCCCGATGCCGCAGTACCGCTTCCCCGGCCTGTCGCCCGGCGACCGGTGGTGCGTGACCGCGCTCAACTGGCTGCGTGCCCATACCGACGGCCATGCCGCGCCGGTGGTGCTGGCCTGCACGCACGAACGGACCCTCGACGTCGTCCCGCTGGAGACGCTGCGGGAGCATGCCGTCGATGTGCCCGACGATATCGGCAGCCTGTGA
- a CDS encoding TVP38/TMEM64 family protein → MTDTADPAVARRWPHILRLALFAAFLLGLFYLVAVSRVIDVEQVRDTVASTGPLAPLVYLAISALLAAVFVPGPLLAAGSGVLFGPLLGTFVTLGSTVTTALIAALLGRRAGRDSARVILGPDWSARIDAQIQRRGLWAVVGQRFVPGISDAMASYAFGAFGMPLWQMAIGAFIGSAPRAFVYTALGASISDLSSPLAYVAVGVWCVTAVIGAFAAHRGYRGWRRRGRDNGSLPTE, encoded by the coding sequence ATGACCGACACCGCCGATCCTGCGGTAGCCCGCCGGTGGCCCCACATCCTGCGACTCGCGCTGTTCGCCGCGTTCCTGCTGGGCCTGTTCTATCTAGTCGCGGTGTCCCGGGTGATCGACGTGGAGCAGGTCCGTGACACGGTCGCCTCCACCGGACCGCTGGCTCCCCTGGTCTACCTCGCGATTTCGGCGCTACTGGCCGCGGTGTTCGTGCCGGGGCCGCTGCTGGCCGCCGGCAGCGGTGTGCTGTTCGGGCCGCTGCTCGGCACATTCGTGACCCTGGGTTCGACGGTGACGACAGCGCTCATCGCCGCCCTGCTCGGCCGGCGGGCCGGCCGAGACAGTGCGCGGGTCATCCTGGGACCGGACTGGTCAGCGCGCATCGACGCCCAGATCCAGCGGCGCGGGCTGTGGGCGGTCGTGGGTCAGCGGTTCGTGCCGGGGATCTCAGACGCGATGGCATCCTATGCATTCGGCGCCTTCGGAATGCCGTTGTGGCAGATGGCGATCGGAGCTTTCATCGGATCAGCGCCCCGCGCGTTCGTGTACACCGCACTGGGGGCGTCGATTTCGGATCTGTCCTCACCGCTGGCCTATGTCGCGGTCGGGGTGTGGTGCGTCACCGCGGTCATCGGGGCATTCGCCGCCCACCGCGGATACCGCGGATGGCGGCGGCGTGGCCGAGACAACGGGTCCCTCCCCACGGAGTGA
- a CDS encoding acyl-CoA thioesterase, producing the protein MTTTLHSFDTAIDLADNGNGQYVGQTTSDYANMVGPFGGVTAAAIVRAIERNPDRIGEPVALTVNYLAPVTDGRFDITVRAARTNRTNQHWTAEVAQQHGVTTTATAVFGIRRDAWSDTEPTMPPAPDPESIAHTATSGPVPWMRNYDMHYVDGGIPTEPADSASSTTTLWVRQRPARALDFPALTALSDVFYPRVFLRRGRMLPAGTISLTTYFHVDGTELAAQGTDFVLATARAQRFARGYFDQTAQIWGRDATLLATSHQIVYYKD; encoded by the coding sequence ATGACCACCACCCTGCATTCGTTCGACACCGCAATCGACCTGGCCGACAACGGAAACGGGCAGTACGTCGGCCAAACCACATCGGACTACGCGAATATGGTCGGACCGTTCGGCGGGGTGACGGCCGCGGCGATCGTCCGCGCGATCGAGCGTAACCCGGACCGAATCGGCGAACCCGTTGCGTTGACCGTCAACTACCTGGCGCCGGTCACCGACGGTCGATTCGATATCACCGTGCGCGCCGCCCGCACCAATCGGACCAACCAACACTGGACCGCCGAGGTGGCCCAGCAACACGGGGTGACCACCACCGCCACTGCAGTCTTCGGCATACGCCGCGACGCCTGGTCCGATACCGAACCCACGATGCCCCCCGCACCGGATCCCGAAAGCATCGCGCACACAGCGACTTCCGGACCGGTTCCCTGGATGCGCAACTACGACATGCACTACGTCGATGGCGGGATACCGACGGAGCCTGCCGATAGTGCGTCGTCCACCACCACCCTGTGGGTGCGCCAACGTCCGGCTCGCGCGCTCGACTTTCCCGCACTCACTGCACTCAGCGACGTGTTCTATCCGAGGGTGTTCCTGCGCCGCGGGCGAATGCTGCCGGCCGGCACGATCTCACTGACCACCTACTTCCATGTCGACGGCACCGAGCTGGCCGCCCAGGGCACCGATTTCGTCCTGGCCACGGCGCGCGCTCAGCGCTTTGCGCGCGGTTACTTCGACCAGACCGCCCAGATCTGGGGCCGCGACGCGACCCTGCTGGCAACCAGTCACCAGATCGTCTACTACAAAGACTGA
- a CDS encoding winged helix-turn-helix transcriptional regulator gives MSAVRDQISAENCSVKRALDVVGEKWTLLVLREAFYGARRFERFQTRIGCPRQVLTERLNTLVGAGVLRRVPYQEPGQRERHEYRLTEKGRDLLPAVIALMQWGDKWAADPAGPPVEIVHRDCGHAVELTLRCSSDQTPLTAYDTEPLPGPGARSATTGRTIR, from the coding sequence GTGTCCGCCGTCCGCGATCAGATCAGTGCCGAAAACTGTTCGGTCAAGCGAGCACTGGACGTCGTCGGCGAAAAGTGGACGCTCCTGGTCCTGCGTGAGGCGTTCTACGGCGCCCGGCGCTTCGAGCGATTCCAGACGCGCATCGGGTGTCCCCGCCAAGTCTTGACCGAACGACTCAACACCCTCGTCGGCGCTGGCGTGCTGCGGCGGGTGCCGTATCAGGAACCGGGCCAACGGGAACGCCACGAATACCGGCTCACCGAGAAGGGCCGCGATCTGCTGCCCGCGGTGATCGCACTCATGCAGTGGGGCGACAAGTGGGCGGCCGACCCGGCTGGACCACCGGTCGAAATCGTCCACCGGGACTGTGGGCACGCCGTCGAACTGACCCTGCGCTGCAGCAGTGACCAGACTCCCCTGACCGCTTATGACACCGAGCCGCTTCCCGGCCCCGGAGCCCGATCCGCCACGACCGGAAGGACGATCCGATGA